The following coding sequences are from one Rutidosis leptorrhynchoides isolate AG116_Rl617_1_P2 chromosome 11, CSIRO_AGI_Rlap_v1, whole genome shotgun sequence window:
- the LOC139876243 gene encoding disease resistance protein RUN1-like isoform X5, whose amino-acid sequence MVILTEIKEASSSNNNNHNHHQKYDVFLSFRGENTRLSFTDHLYKSLVNANLTTFLDDKEIDTGLFLEPELESAISASRASIIVLSEDYASSTWCLNELVSILNQHRNNNQIVIPIFYHVDPSDVRKQQNSFGDAIGKHIKNMNEESDATLKGQWADNINLWKVALTEVANLKGEDVNGRPETEFIDVIVKDVYRRLGASSRSTLPLLIGMHESLEFVTLWLQDESSHTADILTILGMGGIGKTSLARYVYDLHSREFITRSFVEDISRKCGQSSNAVLGLQEQICCEISKASQVQVHGVAEYTSRIENLLSFKKVFLVLDDIDSLDQLDALLGNRGLHPGSKIIITTRNASLTESCALFKTKVKPKHTKHLLKGLFQDASLKLLCHHAFSSNYAMEGYKEVSSKFVEYCEGHPLALTLLGKSLHNRDVTYWEDSIQVLKKEFGSPINNVLRMSYESLPSENDKELFKHIACFFVGKDREFTETVLNACEINTRSGITNLIDRFLLSIGHNNTLMMHQLIQELGRDVVYKESPGMPWKRSRIWCHEDSFKVLKDKKGKGHIKGLTLDMEMLDMKLRKSFELETDALSKMDNLILLQLNYVQINGSFENFPEELRWLCMHGFPLKFLPSELPLENLVVLDLYSSSIESFGMSNANEQKLDRKKLFGSSSKESQVLRLGKLKILDLSFCYQLQRVGGFSKLPALEKLLLANCVCLTEISESIERSVELVLIDLSNCSSLKKLPRSLAKLSQVKSLFLDNCNFREPSVDMRDNNISRYLQPSSSAIFWATSFSNSLVHLSLINNKLSNESFPLEFSSLSMLKELYLDGNLIVSMPNCVRSLPRLQTLSMSECAMLNTVEYPPRTLTTMIITSYASRTKYRNPLSNIIFDPQTSSLEFKIHAELMGNSSFVLEGIIKIQPLTDVQDMVSRSLGWTGLEFIEELHMKTRRAVDMGLGERHQAQVMEHNDLKIIIISNITKNRTWIYKHYIGSVQLAADTRMLFLSHWMFGENDMEYGDQVIISTEASYYHSTFENIRECGVSFVYKDETMEKEEESGLDYYKSWNYILAGDLSTFKTTTGEYILYHRRFFDRSKYIQEFFLPCLAHGTTCYKESVPPFRPFSIRKLDAVGDALEVVTDVTVTNVVDVTDVADVADRVHRMHGNLIKLKRYARRMLSRIKNRLVNAFCSSSQIRRKH is encoded by the exons ATGGTGATTCTCACAGAAATTAAGGAAGCATcttcatcaaataataataatcataatcatcatcaaaagTATGATGTATTTCTAAGCTTTCGAGGTGAAAATACCCGTCTTAGCTTCACAGATCACCTCTACAAATCTCTCGTGAATGCTAATCTGACAACCTTCTTGGACGATAAAGAAATTGATACCGGGTTATTCTTGGAACCTGAATTGGAGAGTGCAATAAGTGCATCCAGGGCTTCTATTATTGTGTTGTCCGAGGATTATGCATCATCTACATGGTGCCTTAATGAACTTGTATCAATTTTAAATCAGCATAGGAACAACAACCAAATTGTAATCCCCATTTTCTATCACGTTGATCCATCAGATGTCAGGAAGCAACAAAATAGTTTTGGAGATGCAATCGGAAAACATATAAAGAACATGAATGAAGAGTCAGATGCTACCTTAAAAGGTCAATGGGCTGATAATATAAATCTGTGGAAGGTTGCACTCACCGAAGTTGCTAATTTAAAAGGAGAGGATGTCAACGGCAG GCCAGAGACAGAGTTTATAGACGTAATTGTCAAGGACGTGTACCGTAGATTGGGTGCATCCAGTAGGAGTACTCTGCCACTACTTATTGGGATGCATGAATCCCTTGAATTTGTCACTCTTTGGTTACAAGATGAATCCTCACATACTGCTGACATTCTCACCATTTTGGGTATGGGTGGGATCGGGAAGACATCTTTGGCCAGATATGTCTATGATTTGCATAGTCGCGAATTTATCACAAGGAGCTTTGTTGAAGATATTAGTAGGAAATGTGGCCAGAGTAGTAATGCAGTACTCGGTTTACAAGAACAGAtttgttgcgagatttcaaaagcAAGTCAAGTTCAAGTTCATGGTGTTGCTGAGTACACTTCCAGAATTGAGAATTTATTATCCTTTAAAAAGGTGTTTCTAGTTCTTGATGATATTGATAGTCTCGACCAGTTAGATGCATTACTTGGTAACAGAGGTTTACATCCAGGAAGCAAAATCATTATAACAACTAGGAATGCATCGTTGACAGAGAGTTGTGCACTTTTCAAAACAAAAGTTAAACCCAAACATACGAAGCACTTACTAAAAGGATTATTCCAAGATGCATCGTTAAAGCTTTTATGTCATCATGCATTCAGCAGTAATTATGCCATGGAAGGTTATAAAGAGGTTTCAAGTAAGTTTGTGGAGTATTGCGAAGGACATCCATTGGCACTTACACTTTTAGGTAAGTCTCTTCACAATAGAGATGTAACGTATTGGGAGGATTCTATACAagttctaaagaaagaatttggttCCCCAATAAACAATGTCTTAAGAATGAGCTATGAGTCTCTGCCATCCGAAAATGATAAGGAATTGTTTAAGCATATTGCTTGTTTTTTTGTTGGAAAAGATAGAGAGTTTACTGAAACAGTACTCAATGCATGCGAAATAAACACAAGATCAGGGATAACGAATCTCATCGACAGATTTCTTCTTAGTATTGGACATAACAATACGTTGATGATGCATCAATTGATTCAAGAATTAGGAAGAGATGTAGTATATAAAGAATCACCTGGGATGCCATGGAAGCGTAGTAGAATATGGTGTCATGAGGACTCATTCAAAGTGTTGAAAGATAAAAAG GGTAAAGGACATATCAAGGGTCTCACCCTTGACATGGAAATGCTTGATATGAAGTTACGTAAATCATTTGAGTTGGAAACAGATGCGTTGAGTAAAATGGATAATCTAATATTATTGCAGCTCAATTATGTGCAGATTAATGGGTCATTTGAGAATTTTCCAGAAGAATTAAGATGGTTGTGCATGCATGGGTTCCCTTTGAAATTTTTACCTTCAGAATTACCCTTGGAAAATCTAGTTGTTCTTGACTTGTACTCCAGCAGTATTGAATCATTTGGAATGTCAAATGCGAACGAGCAAAAACTTGACCGTAAAAAG TTGTTTGGATCAAGCTCAAAAGAAAGCCAAGTGTTAAGACTTGGAAAGTTAAAGATTCTCGATCTAAGTTTCTGTTATCAACTTCAACGTGTAGGTGGCTTTTCAAAACTCCCTGCACTTGAGAAGTTACTGCTGGCAAATTGTGTATGCTTGACTGAGATTTCTGAATCAATCGAGCGAAGTGTTGAGCTTGTCCTCATTGATTTAAGTAACTGCAGTAGCCTTAAAAAGCTTCCTAGATCCCTAGCAAAGTTAAGTCAGGTCAAATCACTATTTTTAGATAATTGCAATTTCCGTGAACCTTCGGTTGATATGAGGGACAACAACATTAGCAGATACTTGCAACCCTCTTCGTCTGCCATTTTCTGGGCGACTTCTTTCTCAAACTCATTAGTACACTTGTCCCTTATAAACAATAAGCTGTCCAACGAGTCATTTCCGTTAGAATTCAGTAGCCTATCCATGTTAAAGGAATTATATTTAGATGGTAATCTAATTGTTTCAATGCCCAATTGTGTGAGAAGCCTTCCTCGGCTTCAGACACTTAGTATGAGTGAGTGTGCAATGCTGAACACAGTTGAATATCCTCCACGTACACTAACAACGATGATAATCACTTCTTACGCATCTCGAACCAAGTATAGGAACCCTCTATCAAATATAATATTTGATCCACAAACTTCCTCACTAGAATTCAAGATCCATGCGGAGTTAATGGGAAATTCGTCATTTGTATTGGAAGGCATAATCAAGATTCAACCGTTAACAGATGTTCAAGACATGGTGTCACGTAGTTTGGGATGGACTGGTTTAGAGTTCATAGAAGAACTGCACATGAAGACTAGGCGTGCTGTAGATATGGGGCTTGGAGAGAGACATCAAGCCCAG GTAATGGAACACAATGatttaaaaattatcataattagCAATATAACAAAGAATCGCACTTGGATATACAAACACTATATTGGGAGCGTACAACTAGCGGCGGATACACGTATGTTATTCTTAAGCCATTGGATGTTTGGGGAAAACGATATGGAATACGGGGACCAAGTTATTATTTCCACCGAAGCTTCCTACTATCATTCTACGTTTGAAAATATTAGGGAGTGTGGCGTGAGTTTTGTATATAAAGACGAGACGATGGAAAAAGAGGAAGAATCTGGGTTGGATTATTACAAGTCATGGAATTATATCCTTGCTGGTGATCTTTCTACTTTTAAAACAACTACAGGAGAATACATCCTATACCACCGGCGCTTTTTCGATAGATCTAAATACATACAAGAATTTTTTCTTCCCTGCCTTGCACATGGAACCACCTGCTATAAAG AATCAGTCCCTCCGTTTAGACCTTTCTCAATAAGGAAATTGGATGCAGTTGGAGACGCACTTGAG GTTGTTACGGATGTAACTGTAACGAATGTAGTGGATGTAACTGATGTAGCGGATGTCGCGGATAGAGTTCATAGAATGCATGGAAATTTGATCAAGTTGAAAAGATACGCGAG GCGTATGCTCTCCAGAATTAAAAATCGCTTGGTGAACGCATTTTGTTCATCGTCACAGATAAG GAGGAAGCATTAG
- the LOC139876243 gene encoding disease resistance protein RUN1-like isoform X2 — protein MVILTEIKEASSSNNNNHNHHQKYDVFLSFRGENTRLSFTDHLYKSLVNANLTTFLDDKEIDTGLFLEPELESAISASRASIIVLSEDYASSTWCLNELVSILNQHRNNNQIVIPIFYHVDPSDVRKQQNSFGDAIGKHIKNMNEESDATLKGQWADNINLWKVALTEVANLKGEDVNGRPETEFIDVIVKDVYRRLGASSRSTLPLLIGMHESLEFVTLWLQDESSHTADILTILGMGGIGKTSLARYVYDLHSREFITRSFVEDISRKCGQSSNAVLGLQEQICCEISKASQVQVHGVAEYTSRIENLLSFKKVFLVLDDIDSLDQLDALLGNRGLHPGSKIIITTRNASLTESCALFKTKVKPKHTKHLLKGLFQDASLKLLCHHAFSSNYAMEGYKEVSSKFVEYCEGHPLALTLLGKSLHNRDVTYWEDSIQVLKKEFGSPINNVLRMSYESLPSENDKELFKHIACFFVGKDREFTETVLNACEINTRSGITNLIDRFLLSIGHNNTLMMHQLIQELGRDVVYKESPGMPWKRSRIWCHEDSFKVLKDKKGKGHIKGLTLDMEMLDMKLRKSFELETDALSKMDNLILLQLNYVQINGSFENFPEELRWLCMHGFPLKFLPSELPLENLVVLDLYSSSIESFGMSNANEQKLDRKKLFGSSSKESQVLRLGKLKILDLSFCYQLQRVGGFSKLPALEKLLLANCVCLTEISESIERSVELVLIDLSNCSSLKKLPRSLAKLSQVKSLFLDNCNFREPSVDMRDNNISRYLQPSSSAIFWATSFSNSLVHLSLINNKLSNESFPLEFSSLSMLKELYLDGNLIVSMPNCVRSLPRLQTLSMSECAMLNTVEYPPRTLTTMIITSYASRTKYRNPLSNIIFDPQTSSLEFKIHAELMGNSSFVLEGIIKIQPLTDVQDMVSRSLGWTGLEFIEELHMKTRRAVDMGLGERHQAQMYYEFGIFSTFYGAASMPNWISHGSLGSSISFTIPSISKKIKGLNFCYIMSLQVMEHNDLKIIIISNITKNRTWIYKHYIGSVQLAADTRMLFLSHWMFGENDMEYGDQVIISTEASYYHSTFENIRECGVSFVYKDETMEKEEESGLDYYKSWNYILAGDLSTFKTTTGEYILYHRRFFDRSKYIQEFFLPCLAHGTTCYKESVPPFRPFSIRKLDAVGDALEVVTDVTVTNVVDVTDVADVADRVHRMHGNLIKLKRYARRMLSRIKNRLVNAFCSSSQIR, from the exons ATGGTGATTCTCACAGAAATTAAGGAAGCATcttcatcaaataataataatcataatcatcatcaaaagTATGATGTATTTCTAAGCTTTCGAGGTGAAAATACCCGTCTTAGCTTCACAGATCACCTCTACAAATCTCTCGTGAATGCTAATCTGACAACCTTCTTGGACGATAAAGAAATTGATACCGGGTTATTCTTGGAACCTGAATTGGAGAGTGCAATAAGTGCATCCAGGGCTTCTATTATTGTGTTGTCCGAGGATTATGCATCATCTACATGGTGCCTTAATGAACTTGTATCAATTTTAAATCAGCATAGGAACAACAACCAAATTGTAATCCCCATTTTCTATCACGTTGATCCATCAGATGTCAGGAAGCAACAAAATAGTTTTGGAGATGCAATCGGAAAACATATAAAGAACATGAATGAAGAGTCAGATGCTACCTTAAAAGGTCAATGGGCTGATAATATAAATCTGTGGAAGGTTGCACTCACCGAAGTTGCTAATTTAAAAGGAGAGGATGTCAACGGCAG GCCAGAGACAGAGTTTATAGACGTAATTGTCAAGGACGTGTACCGTAGATTGGGTGCATCCAGTAGGAGTACTCTGCCACTACTTATTGGGATGCATGAATCCCTTGAATTTGTCACTCTTTGGTTACAAGATGAATCCTCACATACTGCTGACATTCTCACCATTTTGGGTATGGGTGGGATCGGGAAGACATCTTTGGCCAGATATGTCTATGATTTGCATAGTCGCGAATTTATCACAAGGAGCTTTGTTGAAGATATTAGTAGGAAATGTGGCCAGAGTAGTAATGCAGTACTCGGTTTACAAGAACAGAtttgttgcgagatttcaaaagcAAGTCAAGTTCAAGTTCATGGTGTTGCTGAGTACACTTCCAGAATTGAGAATTTATTATCCTTTAAAAAGGTGTTTCTAGTTCTTGATGATATTGATAGTCTCGACCAGTTAGATGCATTACTTGGTAACAGAGGTTTACATCCAGGAAGCAAAATCATTATAACAACTAGGAATGCATCGTTGACAGAGAGTTGTGCACTTTTCAAAACAAAAGTTAAACCCAAACATACGAAGCACTTACTAAAAGGATTATTCCAAGATGCATCGTTAAAGCTTTTATGTCATCATGCATTCAGCAGTAATTATGCCATGGAAGGTTATAAAGAGGTTTCAAGTAAGTTTGTGGAGTATTGCGAAGGACATCCATTGGCACTTACACTTTTAGGTAAGTCTCTTCACAATAGAGATGTAACGTATTGGGAGGATTCTATACAagttctaaagaaagaatttggttCCCCAATAAACAATGTCTTAAGAATGAGCTATGAGTCTCTGCCATCCGAAAATGATAAGGAATTGTTTAAGCATATTGCTTGTTTTTTTGTTGGAAAAGATAGAGAGTTTACTGAAACAGTACTCAATGCATGCGAAATAAACACAAGATCAGGGATAACGAATCTCATCGACAGATTTCTTCTTAGTATTGGACATAACAATACGTTGATGATGCATCAATTGATTCAAGAATTAGGAAGAGATGTAGTATATAAAGAATCACCTGGGATGCCATGGAAGCGTAGTAGAATATGGTGTCATGAGGACTCATTCAAAGTGTTGAAAGATAAAAAG GGTAAAGGACATATCAAGGGTCTCACCCTTGACATGGAAATGCTTGATATGAAGTTACGTAAATCATTTGAGTTGGAAACAGATGCGTTGAGTAAAATGGATAATCTAATATTATTGCAGCTCAATTATGTGCAGATTAATGGGTCATTTGAGAATTTTCCAGAAGAATTAAGATGGTTGTGCATGCATGGGTTCCCTTTGAAATTTTTACCTTCAGAATTACCCTTGGAAAATCTAGTTGTTCTTGACTTGTACTCCAGCAGTATTGAATCATTTGGAATGTCAAATGCGAACGAGCAAAAACTTGACCGTAAAAAG TTGTTTGGATCAAGCTCAAAAGAAAGCCAAGTGTTAAGACTTGGAAAGTTAAAGATTCTCGATCTAAGTTTCTGTTATCAACTTCAACGTGTAGGTGGCTTTTCAAAACTCCCTGCACTTGAGAAGTTACTGCTGGCAAATTGTGTATGCTTGACTGAGATTTCTGAATCAATCGAGCGAAGTGTTGAGCTTGTCCTCATTGATTTAAGTAACTGCAGTAGCCTTAAAAAGCTTCCTAGATCCCTAGCAAAGTTAAGTCAGGTCAAATCACTATTTTTAGATAATTGCAATTTCCGTGAACCTTCGGTTGATATGAGGGACAACAACATTAGCAGATACTTGCAACCCTCTTCGTCTGCCATTTTCTGGGCGACTTCTTTCTCAAACTCATTAGTACACTTGTCCCTTATAAACAATAAGCTGTCCAACGAGTCATTTCCGTTAGAATTCAGTAGCCTATCCATGTTAAAGGAATTATATTTAGATGGTAATCTAATTGTTTCAATGCCCAATTGTGTGAGAAGCCTTCCTCGGCTTCAGACACTTAGTATGAGTGAGTGTGCAATGCTGAACACAGTTGAATATCCTCCACGTACACTAACAACGATGATAATCACTTCTTACGCATCTCGAACCAAGTATAGGAACCCTCTATCAAATATAATATTTGATCCACAAACTTCCTCACTAGAATTCAAGATCCATGCGGAGTTAATGGGAAATTCGTCATTTGTATTGGAAGGCATAATCAAGATTCAACCGTTAACAGATGTTCAAGACATGGTGTCACGTAGTTTGGGATGGACTGGTTTAGAGTTCATAGAAGAACTGCACATGAAGACTAGGCGTGCTGTAGATATGGGGCTTGGAGAGAGACATCAAGCCCAG ATGTACTATGAATTTGGAATATTTAGCACATTTTATGGAGCGGCATCGATGCCAAATTGGATTAGTCATGGAAGTTTAGGGTCATCAATATCATTCACCATCCCATCAATTTCTAAAAAGATTAAAGGATTGAATTTCTGCTATATTATGTCCTTACAGGTAATGGAACACAATGatttaaaaattatcataattagCAATATAACAAAGAATCGCACTTGGATATACAAACACTATATTGGGAGCGTACAACTAGCGGCGGATACACGTATGTTATTCTTAAGCCATTGGATGTTTGGGGAAAACGATATGGAATACGGGGACCAAGTTATTATTTCCACCGAAGCTTCCTACTATCATTCTACGTTTGAAAATATTAGGGAGTGTGGCGTGAGTTTTGTATATAAAGACGAGACGATGGAAAAAGAGGAAGAATCTGGGTTGGATTATTACAAGTCATGGAATTATATCCTTGCTGGTGATCTTTCTACTTTTAAAACAACTACAGGAGAATACATCCTATACCACCGGCGCTTTTTCGATAGATCTAAATACATACAAGAATTTTTTCTTCCCTGCCTTGCACATGGAACCACCTGCTATAAAG AATCAGTCCCTCCGTTTAGACCTTTCTCAATAAGGAAATTGGATGCAGTTGGAGACGCACTTGAG GTTGTTACGGATGTAACTGTAACGAATGTAGTGGATGTAACTGATGTAGCGGATGTCGCGGATAGAGTTCATAGAATGCATGGAAATTTGATCAAGTTGAAAAGATACGCGAG GCGTATGCTCTCCAGAATTAAAAATCGCTTGGTGAACGCATTTTGTTCATCGTCACAGATAAGGTAA